The genomic window TTGGTTACATACTTTTTTTAAAGCGCCATCCAACCCAAGCCCGGCCTCAATCGAAACATTTAACATGTCAAAAAAATCAGGCATAGTCTTTTCAATTTGCTGAACGCGCTGTTTGATTTTGGCTGATAAATAATATTGTAGGTAAGAATAAGTAAAAACGGCACTAAAGGCAGATAACACAATGACTTTTCCTTTTTCATCTGCATTTGGAGTAAATGTGATCACAAATAATAGGGGGCCTGCCGACAAAACGCATTTACAACGCTAAGACAGTTTTAGTGGTCTAAGAGAATCTAATGAAACCATTTTTTCAGAATTAAAACGGTACTCACCTAGTAAATTGATATGCTCCCAGCCTAAAGGAGACATATGATGTAATAAGTCTTCATTAAAATTATCTAAACTTTTTTGATATTCAACTGCTTTTGTTAAAT from Bacillus sp. (in: firmicutes) includes these protein-coding regions:
- a CDS encoding type II secretion system F family protein gives rise to the protein MITFTPNADEKGKVIVLSAFSAVFTYSYLQYYLSAKIKQRVQQIEKTMPDFFDMLNVSIEAGLGLDGALKKVCNQIESPLSSEFLYALEDMKLGKSRKEAFVEITNRVPSEFLKSVLNSIIQADQMGMGMSKVLEPRR